From one Culex quinquefasciatus strain JHB chromosome 3, VPISU_Cqui_1.0_pri_paternal, whole genome shotgun sequence genomic stretch:
- the LOC6046070 gene encoding glycoprotein 3-alpha-L-fucosyltransferase A gives MRFPKVSPKKCFFLILCFAVLVLLVFNLRDKELSSKGTHPVYSRDEYQVEYNNNNNNQDSAKDGELFGTTEDADQGRLDRASSKLDNGYDASLNELSLAGPNQMSSLNERPWYFSNGVRYPKAVSRNRKTNKRNARLLPSETSRTDRISNQLMYVPANYETIKRKGKLKSILLYNGLGPWNVKAGRDVFLTSKCPVTTCSITSAREKAVSADLILYKDHYIPPAVPRSAHQIFMMYFLECPFHTQHVKFPDAFNWTATYRKDSDVVAPYEKWEYFDPRIRQIEQDRNYALNKTRKVAWFVSNCGARNGRLQYAHELQKHIQVDIYGACGTYKCSRTTAEKCFEILDRDYKFYLAFENSNCKDYITEKFFVNALNRNILPIVMGARPEDYEASSPQKSYIHVDEFASPKELAEYLNILDRNDELYNSYFKWKGTGEFINTYFWCRLCAMLHDESSFQKPKWYEDINDWWRGPGVCTNGSWRNFRARKDAISEE, from the exons ATGAGATTCCCCAAGGTATCGCCGAAAAAGTGTTTCTTTCTTATTTTATGTTTCGCCGTGCTGGTGCTGCTCGTGTTCAACTTAAG AGACAAGGAGCTTAGCAGCAAGGGAACACATCCCGTGTACAGCCGGGACGAGTACCAGGTGgagtacaacaacaacaacaacaatcaggaCAGCGCCAAGGATGGGGAG CTATTCGGCACGACAGAGGACGCCGACCAGGGCAGGTTGGACAGGGCCTCAAGCAAGCTGGACAACGGATACGACGCGTCCTTGAATGAACTATCCCTAGCCGGTCCCAATCAGATGAGCAGTCTCAACGAGAGACCATGGTACTTTTCGAACGGCGTACGCTACCCAAAAGCGGTCAGCCGGAACCGGAAGACCAACAAACGGAACGCCCGACTGCTCCCGTCGGAGACCTCCCGAACCGATCGAATCTCGAACCAGCTGATGTACGTTCCCGCGAACTACGAGACTATCAAAAGAAAGGGCAAATTGAAGTCGATTCTGCTGTACAACGGACTGGGGCCGTGGAACGTCAAGGCCGGCCGCGATGTGTTCCTCACGTCCAAGTGTCCCGTGACCACGTGCAGCATCACGTCCGCCCGGGAAAAGGCGGTGTCGGCCGATCTCATCCTGTACAAAGATCACTACATTCCGCCGGCGGTTCCGCGATCGGCGCATCAAATTTttatgatgtactttttggaatgCCCGTTTCACACGCAACACGTTAAATTTCCCGATGCTTTCAATTGGACGGCCACCTACAG GAAAGACAGTGACGTGGTGGCACCGTACGAAAAGTGGGAATACTTTGACCCGCGGATTCGGCAGATCGAGCAGGACCGCAACTACGCGCTGAACAAAACCCGGAAGGTGGCCTGGTTTGTGTCCAACTGTGGCGCCCGGAATGGCCGGCTGCAGTACGCCCACGAGCTGCAGAAGCACATTCAG GTGGACATTTACGGTGCCTGCGGTACGTACAAATGCTCCCGCACGACTGCCGAAAAGTGCTTCGAGATTCTGGACCGGGACTACAAGTTCTACCTGGCGTTCGAGAACTCCAACTGCAAGGACTACATCACGGAAAAGTTCTTTGTGAATGCCTTAAACCGTAACATCCTACCGATCGTGATGGGCGCCCGGCCGGAGGATTACGAAGCGAGTTCGCCGCAAAAGTCGTACATCCACGTGGACGAGTTTGCCTCGCCGAAAGAGCTGGCCGAGTACCTGAACATTCTCGACCGGAACGACGAGCTGTACAACTCGTACTTCAAGTGGAAGGGCACCGGCGAGTTCATCAACACCTACTTCTGGTGCCGGTTGTGTGCGATGCTGCACGACGAGTCCTCCTTCCAGAAGCCCAAGTGGTACGAGGACATCAACGACTGGTGGCGGGGCCCGGGAGTGTGCACAAACGGCTCCTGGCGAAACTTTCGCGCCCGCAAGGATGCCATCAGCGAGGAATAa
- the LOC6046073 gene encoding probable DNA mismatch repair protein Msh6: MSKNKDKLNTSSNTLFNYFAKSPATTPKLKPSSSGGGGTPKTVKQEKVTPSPARKESVVPEKVPKDEEDEEEVQPMKKRRRIIMDESEDDGDDDSENKVKNEKTPPKVVQLAAFKRVETPKNGGESPVQKKIKLEVGVEAAKELPAAKEDDDDGPVLEEPTIWLHQKLDFLKPDKIKDIQGNKANSEKYDPRTLFVPESYLATLTPAMRQWWELKSRHYDCVLFFKVGKFYELYHMDASVGVKELGFSYMKGEFAHSGFPEQAYERMATSLVERGYKVARVEQTETPDMMSERCKKNKTNSKYDKVVKREICQVSLKGTEVYGQQVQMTQSADPNYMLAIAERSAGKGKSGGVRYGVCFIDTSLGIFHLGEFDDDGQASRLLTLLSHYAPALVLHERSLVSPGIHQIFKTVLAGVRKEPLTNESQFWSAEKTLKYLAENHYGSSSDEKSAKWPEAVRCLLDKNDHLGLTPNENSELSLKALGGCIWYLKRCLLDQQIVALAKFELYIPPDDNVTRKQLKISNSNRFMVLDAITLSNLRLTDGELSLLNRLDHCCTKFGKRLLHHWVCSPSCEREIIIQRQDAIKELVEDINLLQDVRQILGELPDLERMLAQIHSFGNAERMKNHPDGRAILYEEQTYSKKKIQDFICTLRGFKALTRLPELFAGVKSDLLIRLTQLTPKGGVFPDMASKISFFEESFDHEAALKTGVIAPEKGLDTEYDAVQRDIQGILDELEEYKRKQEKYFGCKIDFFGSDKKRFQLEIPEGAAKKANSGYSLEGQKKGKNGVKRYHTDETREFLKRMMQTEDQRKVVLKDLARRIFEKFSSAYDMWKTCVDLVGTLDVLTALAEFGRSSGSTCFPEILDTDEEKGQIFELSEGIHPCVSDPENYIPNGVSLGQDGTRLILLTGPNMGGKSTLMRQVGVLAIMAQIGAPIPAESCRLTLIDRIFTRLGANDDIMAGHSTFLVELNETSTILKHATEKSLVLLDELGRGTATYDGTSIAGAVVQFLAELKCRSMFSTHYHNLVDNFERDERILLGHMACMVEKEDDEDPTQETVTFLYKYAPGSCPKSYGFNAAKLAGMPPQIIKRAYELSKTVEAEALKRKTFTKSLLQADRTEVQDLLRKLKGCRL; encoded by the exons ATGTCCAAGAACAAAGATAAACTAAACACCAGCTCCAATACGCTTTTCAATTACTTTGCCAAGTCACCCGCAACAACGCCCAAGCTCAAACCATCGAGCTCGGGCGGGGGAGGAACTCCGAAGACGGTCAAGCAGGAGAAAGTGACCCCGTCGCCGGCACGCAAGGAATCCGTGGTTCCGGAAAAGGTTCCCAAAGATGAGGAGGACGAGGAAGAAGTGCAGCCGATGAAGAAGCGCCGCCGGATCATCATGGACGAGTCCGaggacgacggcgacgacgattcCGAAAATAAGGTCAAAAATGAGAAGACACCCCCGAAGGTTGTTCAACTGGCCGCGTTCAAGCGGGTTGAAACGCCGAAGAACGGCGGGGAATCGCCGGTGCAGAAGAAGATAAAGCTTGAGGTTGGGGTGGAAGCAGCGAAGGAGCTGCCGGCGGCGAAGGAGGACGACGATGATGGGCCGGTGCTGGAGGAACCGACGATTTGGCTGCATCAAAAGTTggactttttgaagccggacaAAATTAAG gaCATTCAAGGAAACAAGGCCAACAGTGAAAAGTATGACCCAAGGACTCTGTTCGTACCGGAGAGCTACCTCGCAACGTTGACGCCG GCTATGCGGCAATGGTGGGAGTTGAAGTCGCGACACTACGATTGCGTGTTGTTCTTCAAAGTTGGCAAATTCTACGAGCTTTACCACATGGATGCCTCTGTCGGG GTGAAGGAGCTGGGTTTTTCGTACATGAAGGGCGAGTTTGCCCACAGCGGATTTCCAGAGCAGGCGTACGAGCGAATGGCCACATCGCTGGTCGAACGGGGCTACAAGGTGGCCCGAGTTGAGCAAACGGAGACACCGGATATGATGTCGGAACGGTGCAAGAAGAACAAAACCAACAGCAAGTACGACAAAGTCGTGAAGCGCGAGATTTGCCAGGTGTCGCTCAAGGGCACAGAAGTTTACGGCCAACAGGTCCAGATGACCCAAAGCGCAGACCCCAATTACATGCTTGCGATTGCGGAGCGCAGCGCCGGGAAGGGTAAATCTGGTGGAGTCCGTTACGGCGTCTGCTTCATTGACACTTCGTTGGGTATTTTCCACCTCGGAGAGTTTGATGACGATGGCCAGGCGTCTCGCTTGTTGACCCTGTTGTCCCACTACGCTCCGGCGCTGGTTCTGCACGAGCGCAGCTTGGTTTCGCCGGGCATCCACCAGATCTTCAAGACGGTGCTGGCCGGAGTGCGCAAGGAACCACTCACCAACGAGTCCCAGTTTTGGTCGGCGGAGAAAACGTTGAAATACTTGGCGGAGAACCATTACGGCAGCTCGAGCGACGAAAAGTCGGCCAAGTGGCCGGAAGCGGTCCGATGCCTGCTCGACAAAAACGACCATCTCGGTCTAACGCCCAACGAAAACTCTGAGCTATCACTGAAGGCGCTAGGCGGTTGCATCTGGTACCTGAAGCGCTGCCTGCTCGACCAACAAATAGTTGCCCTGGCCAAATTCGAGCTGTACATTCCCCCGGATGACAATGTGACTCGGAAGCAGTTGAAGATCTCCAACAGCAACCGGTTCATGGTGCTCGATGCGATTACGCTGAGCAACCTGCGTCTCACGGATGGCGAGTTGTCGCTGCTGAACCGCCTGGATCACTGCTGCACAAAGTTTGGCAAACGGCTGCTTCATCACTGGGTTTGTTCTCCGAGCTGCGAGCGCGAAATCATCATTCAACGCCAAGACGCCATCAAAGAACTTGTAGAGGACATCAACCTCCTGCAGGATGTCCGTCAAATTCTAGGAGAGCTGCCAGACCTCGAGCGAATGCTGGCCCAAATTCACAGCTTTGGAAATGCGGAGCGCATGAAAAACCATCCGGACGGCCGGGCCATCCTGTACGAAGAGCAGACGTACAGCAAGAAGAAAATCCAAGACTTCATCTGTACCCTGCGAGGATTCAAGGCCCTAACCCGACTCCCTGAACTATTCGCTGGGGTCAAATCCGACCTCCTAATTCGTCTGACACAACTAACCCCAAAAGGCGGTGTCTTCCCGGACATGGCGAGCAAGATAAGCTTCTTCGAGGAATCGTTCGACCACGAAGCGGCCCTGAAAACCGGCGTCATTGCGCCGGAAAAAGGTTTGGACACGGAGTACGATGCGGTGCAGCGCGATATTCAGGGAATTCTGGACGAGCTGGAGGAGTACAAGCGCAAGCAGGAAAAGTATTTTGGCTGCAAGATCGACTTCTTTGGCAGCGATAAGAAGCGGTTCCAGCTGGAGATTCCCGAGGGAGCGGCGAAGAAAGCCAATAGCGGGTACTCGCTGGAGGGACAAAAGAAGGGCAAAAACGGAGTTAAACG ATACCACACGGACGAGACGCGCGAGTTCCTGAAGCGCATGATGCAAACCGAGGACCAGCGGAAAGTCGTACTGAAGGACTTGGCCCGGCGTATCTTCGAAAAATTCTCCAGCGCGTACGACATGTGGAAGACGTGCGTTGATTTGGTGGGAACGCTCGACGTGCTGACTGCGCTGGCCGAGTTTGGACGCAGCTCGGGCAGTACGTGCTTCCCGGAGATTCTGGACACCGACGAGGAGAAAGGGCAGATTTTCGAGCTCAGCGAAGGAATTCACCCGTGTGTGAGCGATCCGGAAAACTACATCCCGAACGGAGTGAGTCTTGGCCAGGATGGGACGCGGTTGATCCTGCTGACCGGGCCGAACATGGGCGGAAAGAGTACGCTCATGAGGCAGGTTGGAGTGTTGGCGATCATGGCTCAGATTGGTGCTCCGATTCCGGCCGAGAGCTGCCGTTTGACACTGATTGACCGCATTTTTACACGCTTGGGGGCAAACGACGACATCATGGCTGGTCACAGCACGTTCCTGGTTGAGCTGAACGAAACTTCGACGATTTTGAAGCACGCCACGGAGAAGAGTCTGGTGCTGCTGGACGAGTTGGGACGAGGAACCGCTACGTACGATGGAACGTCGATCGCCGGAGCCGTGGTCCAGTTTCTGGCGGAACTCAAGTGTCGATCGATGTTTTCCACGCATTATCACAATTTGGTTGATAACTTCGAACGGGACGAGCGCATCCTGCTGGGGCACATG GCATGCATGGTTGAGAAGGAGGACGACGAAGATCCGACCCAGGAAACGGTTACATTCCTGTACAAGTACGCTCCCGGATCGTGCCCCAAGTCGTACGGGTTCAACGCAGCCAAGCTGGCCGGAATGCCACCGCAGATCATCAAGCGTGCATACGAG CTCTCCAAAACGGTCGAGGCGGAAGCGCTTAAGCGCAAAACCTTCACAAAATCGCTGCTCCAAGCAGATCGCACCGAGGTGCAGGATCTGCTGCGGAAGCTGAAGGGATGCCGGCTCTAG
- the LOC6046074 gene encoding peroxisomal biogenesis factor 3, protein MLAAVKNFFTRHRRKFVVTGIVLGSGVFLIKIIQYKLREFQERQAKEIAERFKRMQHYESTERTCNQTIVGLAPTVSEKALKNLGTAEILEKLRSNPDNKLELWEELKILAFARIVTLVYASSMLAVTLKTQINLLGGYLYKDTVEQDDKQVTVDIQTTYLSMIQHFMGDGLDELMDTIRKNVTTVMQRYSLKQQLTLADAETLFWSIQVALSSEDNSPTKCIASYTLPKEINRSDLLSKMYDETLDVLESAEVSDVCLSNISNGFSLIVDKLAEYYAEAEPAATQQNGASTKAALNVVAADCGVSNINNIKISLAKLIPIVNGLSSKALGSSAGGAPGTNGLTNGFDQHRNGDMMASLVARFMQTEKLKTLGVNVYETFCQ, encoded by the coding sequence ATGTTGGCCGCAGTCAAAAATTTCTTCACCCGCCACCGGAGGAAGTTTGTCGTGACCGGAATTGTGCTGGGAAGTGGAGTGTTCCTGATCAAAATCATCCAGTACAAGCTGCGCGAGTTCCAGGAGCGGCAGGCCAAAGAAATAGCGGAGCGGTTCAAGCGGATGCAGCACTACGAGTCGACCGAACGGACCTGCAATCAGACGATCGTGGGGTTGGCTCCGACGGTGTCGGAGAAGGCGCTGAAGAACTTGGGTACGGCGGAGATACTGGAAAAGTTACGGTCTAATCCGGACAACAAGTTGGAGCTGTGGGAAGAGCTGAAGATCTTGGCGTTTGCGCGGATCGTGACGCTGGTGTACGCCTCTTCGATGCTGGCGGTGACGCTGAAGACGCAGATCAACCTGCTCGGAGGGTATCTGTACAAAGATACGGTCGAGCAGGACGACAAACAGGTCACGGTGGACATCCAGACGACGTATTTGTCGATGATCCAGCACTTTATGGGTGATGGGTTGGACGAACTGATGGACACGATCCGGAAGAACGTTACGACGGTGATGCAGCGGTACAGTCTGAAGCAGCAGCTGACCCTGGCCGATGCGGAGACGTTGTTTTGGTCCATCCAGGTGGCGCTGAGTAGTGAGGACAACAGTCCAACCAAGTGCATTGCCAGCTACACGCTCCCGAAGGAGATCAACCGGAGCGACCTGCTGAGCAAGATGTACGACGAAACGCTGGACGTTCTGGAGAGTGCCGAAGTGAGCGACGTGTGTTTGTCCAACATTTCCAACGGATTCTCGCTGATTGTCGACAAGCTGGCCGAGTACTATGCCGAGGCGGAACCAGCGGCCACGCAGCAGAACGGAGCGTCGACGAAGGCGGCACTGAACGTGGTGGCGGCGGATTGTGGCGTTTCCAACattaacaatattaaaatttcactcgcCAAGCTCATCCCGATCGTCAACGGGCTCTCCTCGAAGGCCCTGGGCAGCTCAGCGGGTGGTGCCCCAGGAACCAATGGGTTGACCAACGGGTTCGACCAGCACCGGAACGGGGACATGATGGCCTCGCTGGTGGCGCGCTTCATGCAAACGGAAAAGTTGAAAACTCTCGGCGTGAACGTCTACGAGACGTTTTGTCAGTAG
- the LOC6046068 gene encoding protein tramtrack, beta isoform — MDTQPHGGGTANGGSPQQFCLRWHNHQTSLLSSLPLLLDQSHLTDVTLIAEGRNIKAHRVVLSACSTFFSELFRTLDGPLYPVIVLPGASFPAVVALLTFMYSGEVNVYEEQISTLLSLAETLGIKGLADFSGNSHKSTTPTTEASSRESEIPSPYQAAIKMESPGEPFFPRPFNFHSPLFPQALNLATNNNSNNSTNNNHNSGGAGTNKSADLFSRFLPQKCDMMANEALWKMNEESEAINRDNKSGTNIGPSGTSLEDRQSVNANNKNNSSTGTGTTAGQASDDEKQQNTPKNETESANTSPKFNFDTNHLHHDSTAPSTPSSNPDEHRMHQQQSSLNTCSTKKSASQENKRKKIDKIAENLRTQTTASAATAAAAAAAAAASFNKHLLQSLKSFPPSSQSLSQLHLFSKPPTATPVSSNQQPSFLAHHFLTNESASKTPENLILESVHPSPGTGALNHAITSPGAASSSTCSSSTTITPSMAMDLVGASGMLKAAAHHLSPQQQQQQQQQQKPPTKLYATCFICNKQLSNQYNLRVHLETHQNVRYACTVCSHVSRSKDALRKHVSYRHPGTPSPCDPDTKRKRSKANLGQMIKQELLNDQGQMNQLIKQEIMNDQQNMSTQQQQQHHTNQLLANLTSQGNSIVIPSFLQQAASMQSAFSSKSMLFNAPQPISTALAAPPSQMPADVCATLSQPKDLSNNPMLTLDSGANGTSASTSKKLDNGSPERMDEGASVPEEAKPNGAAL, encoded by the exons CCAGCAGTTTTGCCTTCGATGGCATAATCATCAG ACAAGTTTACTCAGTTCGTTGCCACTGCTGTTGGATCAGTCGCATCTGACCGACGTAACGTTGATAGCCGAAGGTCGCAACATCAAAGCCCACCGGGTAGTGCTAAGCGCGTGCAGTACGTTCTTTTCGGAACTGTTCCGAACGCTCGATGGTCCCCTGTATCCAGTGATTGTCCTGCCGGGGGCGTCCTTTCCCGCCGTGGTCGCTCTGCTCACGTTCATGTACTCGGGCGAGGTGAATGTCTACGAGGAGCAGATATCAACCCTACTCTCGCTGGCCGAGACGCTGGGCATCAAGGGACTGGCCGACTTTAGTGGC AACTCGCACAAATCTACCACACCAACGACGGAGGCCTCTTCGCGGGAATCGGAAATTCCATCGCCCTACCAGGCCGCCATCAAGATGGAATCCCCAGGGGAACCCTTCTTTCCACGCCCGTTCAACTTCCACTCGCCACTTTTCCCGCAAGCGCTAAACCTTGCGACAAACAACAATAGCAACAACAGCACCAACAACAACCACAATAGTGGCGGTGCTGGGACGAATAAATCGGCAGATCTCTTTTCACGATTTCTTCCACAGAAGTGTGATATGATGGCGAACGAAGCGCTTTGGAAGATGAATGAGGAAAGCGAAGCTATAAATAGAGACAACAAAAGTGGCACCAACATCGGTCCCAGTGGAACGAGCTTAGAGGATCGACAATCCGTCAATGCTAATAATAAGAACAACAGCTCCACCGGTACCGGTACCACTGCTGGTCAGGCCAGTGACGATGAGAAGCAGCAAAACACACCAAAAAACGAGACAGAATCCGCCAACACTAGTCCTAAATTTAATTTCGACACCAACCATCTCCACCACGATTCCACCGCACCATCTACTCCCTCCAGCAATCCGGACGAGCACCGAATGCATCAGCAGCAGTCGTCCCTGAACACTTGTTCGACGAAAAAATCTGCCAGTCAGGAAAACAAACGAAAGAAAATCGACAAGATTGCGGAAAATCTCCGAACCCAAACCACCGCATCGGCGGCGACGGCAGCCGCagcggcggcagcagcagctgctTCCTTCAACAAGCACTTGCTCCAATCGTTGAAATCATTTCCCCCGAGTTCCCAGTCGCTGTCACAGCTGCATCTGTTTAGCAAACCACCCACGGCGACACCGGTCAGCAGCAACCAGCAGCCATCCTTCCTAGCCCATCACTTTCTAACGAACGAATCTGCATCGAAAACGCCCGAAAATCTGATTCTGGAATCTGTCCACCCCAGTCCCGGTACGGGAGCCCTGAACCATGCAATCACTTCGCCAGGCGCTGCCTCCTCCTCAACCTGTTCGTCTTCCACCACGATCACACCGTCAATGGCGATGGACCTGGTTGGGGCGAGCGGTATGCTGAAGGCCGCCGCCCATCATCTCAGCccccaacagcaacagcagcagcaacaacaacagaagCCACCCACCAAACTGTACGCCACGTGCTTCATCTGTAACAAGCAGCTCAGCAACCAGTACAACCTACGAGTTCACCTGGAAACGCATCAGAACGTTAG ATACGCCTGCACCGTTTGTTCGCACGTGTCCCGCAGCAAAGACGCTCTGAGGAAGCACGTGTCCTACCGTCACCCGGGAACGCCAAGTCCGTGCGATCCCGACACCAAGCGAAAGCGCTCCAAGGCGAATCTCGGACAGATGATCAAGCAAGAGCTGCTCAACGACCAGGGACAGATGAACCAGCTGATCAAGCAGGAAATCATGAACGACCAGCAAAACATGTCAacccagcagcaacaacaacaccacaCCAACCAACTGCTGGCCAATTTGACCTCCCAAGGAAACTCGATCGTGATTCCCAGCTTCCTCCAGCAGGCCGCATCAATGCAGTCCGCGTTCTCGTCCAAATCGATGCTTTTCAACGCTCCCCAACCCATTTCAACGGCGCTGGCCGCACCGCCCTCCCAAATGCCCGCCGATGTTTGCGCCACACTATCCCAGCCAAAGGATTTGAGCAACAACCCAATGCTAACGTTGGACAGCGGTGCCAACGGAACCTCAGCTTCGACGTCCAAAAAGCTGGACAACGGTTCCCCAGAACGCATGGACGAGGGAGCTTCTGTGCCAGAAGAGGCCAAGCCAAACGGCGCTGCGTTGTAA
- the LOC6046071 gene encoding alpha-soluble NSF attachment protein, whose protein sequence is MADNEQKALQLIAEAEKKLTSSKGFLGSLFGNSSNKVEEAVDCYQRAANLFKMAKKWSQAGSAFCEAASLHAKAGSRHDAATNYVDASNCYKKTDPNEAVNCLLKSIDIYTDMGRFTMAAKHHQSIAEMYENEANDLARAVQHYEQAADYFKGEESTSSANKCMLKVAQYAAQLEDYEKAIQIYEQVAGSCLESSLLKYSAKEYFFRAALCHLSVDLLNAQHALEKYAQQYPAFQDSREYKLVKTLCEHLEEQNVDGFTDAVKDYDSISRLDQWYTTILLRIKKQANDNPDLR, encoded by the exons atggccgATAACGAGCAAAAGGCGCTGCAGCTGATTGCCGAGGCGGAGAAGAAACTCACCTCGTCCAAGGGCTTTCTGGGGTCGCTTTTTGG CAATAGCTCCAACAAGGTCGAGGAAGCCGTGGACTGCTACCAGCGGGCGGCCAACCTCTTCAAGATGGCCAAAAAGTGGTCCCAAGCGGGATCGGCCTTTTGCGAGGCGGCCAGCCTGCACGCCAAGGCCGGAAGCCGCCACGACGCGGCAACTAACTACGTCGATGCGTCAAACTGCTACAAGAAG ACCGACCCGAATGAGGCTGTCAACTGCCTGCTAAAGTCCATTGATATTTACACCGACATGGGCCGGTTCACGATGGCTGCCAAGCATCACCAGAGCATTGCCGAGATGTACGAAAATGAGGCAAATGATTTG GCACGCGCCGTTCAACACTACGAGCAGGCCGCCGACTACTTCAAGGGCGAAGAGTCGACCAGTTCGGCCAACAAGTGCATGCTGAAGGTGGCCCAGTACGCGGCCCAGCTCGAGGACTACGAGAAGGCGATCCAGATCTACGAGCAGGTGGCCGGTTCCTGTCTGGAGAGCTCGCTGCTCAAGTACAGCGCCAAGGAGTACTTCTTCCGGGCTGCGCTCTGCCATCTCAGCGTCGATCTGCTGAACGCTCAGCACGCGCTCGAGAAGTACGCACAACAGTATCCGGCCTTCCAGGACTCGCGGGAGTACAAGCTGGTCAAG ACTCTCTGCGAACATCTGGAGGAGCAAAACGTGGACGGGTTCACCGACGCGGTCAAGGATTACGACAGCATTTCCCGGCTCGACCAGTGGTACACCACAATCTTGCTCAGAATCAAAAAGCAAGCCAACGATAATCCCGACCTGCGATAA